A genome region from Flavobacterium sp. CFS9 includes the following:
- a CDS encoding helix-turn-helix domain-containing protein: MIILHLKLHANTSNILNTMSDSLWRNDLKVVYLYDIGSAKALSKFMVPGWITLVAVVSGSITFAESSSGAKIAAGDIYAVPGSAAVDSLSGGLHIWLVSCTAEFAVSSRIIRFGAGYMEIFARKESPVLAVNAKELRHVVSLLRLLKKKIGSRHAVFRDEMVLLYFNIIVYEYIDLRYKYGKSTAKLHYRNDRIVVDFISLVQQNSPRHHNVKFYAECLYVSSGHLGKAVKAVLGISAKRFIEMTVLSEAYQLLADTQLSVSELAEQLNFDSPAAFSGFFKKNTRLSPTQYRLSLKF; encoded by the coding sequence ATGATCATACTTCACCTAAAATTACATGCAAATACAAGCAATATTTTGAATACAATGTCTGACAGTCTTTGGCGGAATGACCTTAAAGTGGTTTACCTTTATGATATCGGATCGGCAAAAGCGCTTTCCAAATTTATGGTTCCAGGCTGGATTACCCTTGTGGCGGTAGTGTCGGGTTCCATTACGTTCGCAGAATCTTCGTCCGGAGCAAAAATTGCGGCCGGCGATATATATGCTGTTCCAGGAAGCGCCGCGGTCGACTCCCTCTCGGGGGGTCTCCACATATGGCTGGTGTCATGCACTGCAGAATTTGCCGTTTCCAGCAGGATCATAAGGTTCGGTGCAGGCTATATGGAAATTTTTGCCCGAAAGGAATCTCCAGTTCTTGCAGTTAACGCGAAGGAACTGCGGCATGTCGTATCGCTTCTGCGTCTGCTGAAGAAAAAGATCGGCAGCAGGCATGCAGTCTTCAGGGACGAAATGGTGCTGCTTTACTTCAATATAATAGTTTACGAGTACATCGATCTGCGCTATAAATATGGCAAAAGCACGGCAAAGCTCCACTATCGAAATGACAGGATAGTAGTGGATTTCATCAGCCTGGTGCAGCAGAATTCGCCGAGGCACCATAATGTGAAATTTTATGCTGAGTGCCTGTATGTCAGCAGCGGCCATTTGGGAAAAGCCGTAAAAGCAGTTTTAGGGATCTCAGCCAAACGTTTTATAGAAATGACCGTATTGTCGGAAGCCTATCAGCTTCTGGCCGATACGCAGCTTTCCGTTTCCGAGCTTGCCGAACAGCTCAACTTTGACAGTCCTGCAGCGTTCAGCGGTTTTTTCAAAAAGAACACCAGACTTTCACCTACCCAGTATCGTCTGAGCCTCAAGTTTTAA